One Mercurialis annua linkage group LG3, ddMerAnnu1.2, whole genome shotgun sequence DNA window includes the following coding sequences:
- the LOC126671233 gene encoding uncharacterized protein LOC126671233, which translates to MDEPGQFKRIFIAFEPLIIGFLEGCRPLIGVDGCHLKGPYGGCLLNAVALDGNRGILPIAIAIVEGECYQSWEFFLDCLKQCIGGEDEGKHYTFMSDRQKGLIEAVSNIFPTATHRYCCRHIFSNFIKQFPEISLRPKFWMAARSTTGFSFWAVMKEI; encoded by the exons ATGGATGAACCAGGTCAATTCAAGAGAATTTTTATAGCATTTGAACCTTTGATCATTGGATTTCTTGAGGGTTGTAGACCTTTAATAGGAGTTGATGGGTGTCATTTGAAAGGTCCATATGGAGGTTGTCTTCTTAATGCTGTAGCTTTGGATGGAAATAGAGGAATCCTGCCTATAGCAATTGCAATTGTTGAGGGAGAGTGTTATCAAAGCTGGGAGTTTTTTCTAGACTGTTTAAAACAATGTATTGGAGGAGAAGATGAAGGCAAACACTATACATTCATGTCAGATAGACAAaag GGGTTGATTGAGGCAGTGTCCAACATATTTCCAACAGCTACACACAGATATTGTTGTAGGCATATCTTCTCCAATTTCATCAAGCAATTTCCTGAAATTTCTCTAAGGCCGAAGTTTTGGATGGCAGCACGAAGCACAACTGGATTTTCATTTTGGGCTGTAATGAAAGAGATATAG
- the LOC126672776 gene encoding uncharacterized protein LOC126672776, whose protein sequence is MSESFNAWIGKLRGMPITTLLDYFREKCMVKLHKRYAVGSIWEGKLTPHAQKMLKKVINESRRQYRVIHGRNDEFEIKDGKAKFAVNLRERKCSCQWWDISGMPCKHACICIGYKRLNAEDFCDDYHSIERYLKTYNGALHPMPEMDMTTDDTSLHLLPLPLKRLPGRPRKNRRGEAGEPGPSTTSKRVNTVRCKTCSQLGHNKRGCQRTTNDQRVSLVIFS, encoded by the coding sequence ATGTCTGAATCATTTAATGCTTGGATTGGAAAGTTAAGAGGGATGCCTATTACCACCTTATTAGACTATTTTAGGGAAAAATGCATGGTTAAATTACATAAGAGATATGCAGTAGGAAGTATTTGGGAGGGTAAGCTAACACCTCATGCACAAAAGATGTTAAAAAAAGTCATTAATGAGAGTAGGAGGCAATATAGAGTTATACATGGTAGAAATGATGAGTTTGAAATTAAAGATGGAAAAGCTAAATTTGCAGTCAATCTTAGAGAGCGAAAATGTAGTTGCCAGTGGTGGGATATCTCTGGAATGCCTTGTAAGCATGCATGTATTTGCATTGGCTATAAAAGACTGAACGCAGAGGATTTTTGTGATGATTACCACTCAATCGAAAGATATTTAAAAACTTATAATGGTGCATTACATCCCATGCCTGAAATGGATATGACCACGGATGATACATCTCTACATTTACTGCCCCTGCCTCTTAAGAGATTACCTGGAAGACCACGAAAAAATAGACGTGGGGAAGCCGGAGAACCCGGTCCTTCTACAACATCTAAGAGAGTTAATACAGTTCGATGCAAAACATGCAGTCAATTAGGCCACAACAAAAGAGGTTGTCAGCGAACAACCAATGACCAACGAGTAAGTTTGGTTATTTTTTCATAA
- the LOC126671232 gene encoding F-box/LRR-repeat protein At3g26922-like isoform X1, whose product MEEQPPPPPPSQAPIAAAADENTIDNLPETLILHILSFLPTLDAVTTSLVSKKWHKLWTMIPSLNFSLTNFPPYKTPSTTRKFFANFIDRTLISRAHSPPSTLRLDFIYEERFKFHVDSWVRYAINNHVQELGFDFFIDRSFFQNEPFLHEVDFYDFPLSALKDGKIRVLRLTRCDLYFPLSVRSLNLWMLKSVYLDQVFLSDQMCLDLMSGCFNLEFLELESCYGMSSLKISSRSLKELEIKHFIRNDEEFDLEIDCGSLVRLNIVWFEVKNCWFKNLLNLVHFGTDIGHKNGLYYRYWSKIVGLLDQIPQIESLAVQNWWLKLDPKKAFSKDFQLYHLKHLELQTGYTQYDLLGMEALLELTPNVETMIFDYLYKIDEDESLSEDLANKPIILSMPNLKEVKMKEFTGTENEVKFLELLKKQGAVLEKIVIVPAEVGDTKYAPIVLRRRRRNTEIAETIST is encoded by the exons ATGGAAGAACAACCACCGCCACCACCACCATCTCAGGCGCCAATCGCCGCCGCAGCCGATGAAAACACCATAGACAACCTCCCGGAAACCCTAATTCTCCACATCCTATCCTTCCTCCCAACTCTAGACGCAGTCACAACAAGTTTAGTCTCAAAAAAATGGCACAAATTATGGACAATGATACCCTCGCTCAACTTTTCTTTAACAAATTTCCCGCCTTACAAAACCCCGTCCACCACCCGTAAATTCTTCGCCAATTTCATCGACCGCACGCTCATCTCACGTGCGCATTCCCCTCCCTCCACACTCCGCCTCGATTTCATCTACGAGGAGCGGTTCAAGTTCCATGTCGATTCTTGGGTTCGTTACGCGATCAACAATCACGTGCAAGAATTAGGGTTTGATTTCTTCATTGACCGgtctttttttcaaaatgagCCGTTTTTACATGAGgttgatttttatgattttccGTTGAGTGCTTTAAAAGATgggaaaattagggttttgagatTGACCCGTTGCGATTTGTATTTTCCTTTAAGTGTACGGAGTTTGAATCTTTGGATGCTGAAGTCGGTTTATCTTGATCAGGTTTTTTTGAGTGATCAAATGTGTTTGGATTTGATGAGCGGGTGTTTTAATTTGGAGTTTTTGGAGCTGGAGAGTTGCTATGGGATGAGTAGTTTAAAGATTAGTTCGAGGAGTTTGAAGGAGTTGGAGATTAAGCATTTTATTCGTAATGACGAGGAATTTGATTTGGAGATTGATTGTGGTAGTCTTGTTAGGTTGAATATTGTTTGGTTCGAGGTTAAGAATTGTTGGTTTAAGAATTTGTTGAATTTGGTTCATTTCGGTACTGATATTGGGCATAAGAATGGCCTGTATTATCGATACTGGAGTAAGATTGTCGGTTTGCTTGATCAAATTCCGCAAATCGAGAGTCTTGCGGTTCAAAATTGGTGGCTAAAG TTGGATCCAAAGAAAGCTTTCTCGAAAGACTTTCAACTCTACCATCTCAAGCACTTAGAGCTACAAACAGGGTATACGCAATATGATCTTCTCGGTATGGAAGCCTTGCTTGAACTTACTCCCAATGTGGAAACAATGATCTTTGATTATTTATATAAGATCGATGAAGAT GAGAGCTTGTCGGAAGATCTAGCTAACAAACCAATTATTCTAAGCATGCCAAATCTCAAGGAGGTGAAGATGAAAGAATTTACCGGAACAGAAAATGAAGTTAAATTTTTGGAACTCTTAAAGAAGCAAGGAGCGGTGCTAGAGAAAATCGTTATTGTTCCTGCAGAAGTGGGCGACACCAAATATGCTCCAATAGTTTTGCGTAGAAGGCGAAGGAATACTGAGATTGCAGAGACCATCTCCACATAG
- the LOC126671232 gene encoding F-box/LRR-repeat protein At3g26922-like isoform X2, whose protein sequence is MEEQPPPPPPSQAPIAAAADENTIDNLPETLILHILSFLPTLDAVTTSLVSKKWHKLWTMIPSLNFSLTNFPPYKTPSTTRKFFANFIDRTLISRAHSPPSTLRLDFIYEERFKFHVDSWVRYAINNHVQELGFDFFIDRSFFQNEPFLHEVDFYDFPLSALKDGKIRVLRLTRCDLYFPLSVRSLNLWMLKSVYLDQVFLSDQMCLDLMSGCFNLEFLELESCYGMSSLKISSRSLKELEIKHFIRNDEEFDLEIDCGSLVRLNIVWFEVKNCWFKNLLNLVHFGTDIGHKNGLYYRYWSKIVGLLDQIPQIESLAVQNWWLKLDPKKAFSKDFQLYHLKHLELQTGYTQYDLLGELVGRSS, encoded by the exons ATGGAAGAACAACCACCGCCACCACCACCATCTCAGGCGCCAATCGCCGCCGCAGCCGATGAAAACACCATAGACAACCTCCCGGAAACCCTAATTCTCCACATCCTATCCTTCCTCCCAACTCTAGACGCAGTCACAACAAGTTTAGTCTCAAAAAAATGGCACAAATTATGGACAATGATACCCTCGCTCAACTTTTCTTTAACAAATTTCCCGCCTTACAAAACCCCGTCCACCACCCGTAAATTCTTCGCCAATTTCATCGACCGCACGCTCATCTCACGTGCGCATTCCCCTCCCTCCACACTCCGCCTCGATTTCATCTACGAGGAGCGGTTCAAGTTCCATGTCGATTCTTGGGTTCGTTACGCGATCAACAATCACGTGCAAGAATTAGGGTTTGATTTCTTCATTGACCGgtctttttttcaaaatgagCCGTTTTTACATGAGgttgatttttatgattttccGTTGAGTGCTTTAAAAGATgggaaaattagggttttgagatTGACCCGTTGCGATTTGTATTTTCCTTTAAGTGTACGGAGTTTGAATCTTTGGATGCTGAAGTCGGTTTATCTTGATCAGGTTTTTTTGAGTGATCAAATGTGTTTGGATTTGATGAGCGGGTGTTTTAATTTGGAGTTTTTGGAGCTGGAGAGTTGCTATGGGATGAGTAGTTTAAAGATTAGTTCGAGGAGTTTGAAGGAGTTGGAGATTAAGCATTTTATTCGTAATGACGAGGAATTTGATTTGGAGATTGATTGTGGTAGTCTTGTTAGGTTGAATATTGTTTGGTTCGAGGTTAAGAATTGTTGGTTTAAGAATTTGTTGAATTTGGTTCATTTCGGTACTGATATTGGGCATAAGAATGGCCTGTATTATCGATACTGGAGTAAGATTGTCGGTTTGCTTGATCAAATTCCGCAAATCGAGAGTCTTGCGGTTCAAAATTGGTGGCTAAAG TTGGATCCAAAGAAAGCTTTCTCGAAAGACTTTCAACTCTACCATCTCAAGCACTTAGAGCTACAAACAGGGTATACGCAATATGATCTTCTCG GAGAGCTTGTCGGAAGATCTAGCTAA